The DNA region GCATGGGCCTATGCGCCCCCGCTTCCCCCTGCTGCCCCTCCTCGCGGCGCTCCTGTCCCTCTCGGTCACGGCGGAGGCCGTGCAGACGGCCGCGCCGCCCGTACTGAAGCCCAGTGTCACCGCCCGCTACCCGCATGACCGGGGGGCCTTTACCCAGGGCCTCCAGTACCTCGGCGGGGGCACGCTGCTGGAAAGCACCGGGCAGGTGGGCGAGTCGGGGGTGCGGCGGGTGAGCCTGCGAACCGGCCAGGTGCTGCGGCAGGTGCCCACCCCTATCGCCAGCGCCTTCGGGGAGGGCGTGACGCTGCTGGGGGACGTGGCCTACCACATCACCTGGCAAACGGGCGTGGCCTTCGCCCTCGACGGCGAGACGCTGCGCGAGCAGGGCCGCTACCGCTACTCCGGCGAGGGCTGGGGGCTGACGC from Deinococcus sp. HSC-46F16 includes:
- a CDS encoding glutaminyl-peptide cyclotransferase gives rise to the protein MRPRFPLLPLLAALLSLSVTAEAVQTAAPPVLKPSVTARYPHDRGAFTQGLQYLGGGTLLESTGQVGESGVRRVSLRTGQVLRQVPTPIASAFGEGVTLLGDVAYHITWQTGVAFALDGETLREQGRYRYSGEGWGLTHDGRSLIMSDGSSNLFWRDPRTFAVTRTLRVTDRGQPVKNLNELEYVQGQIYANVWLTDRIARIDPRTGRVTAWLDVGELLEEASDRADRTGRPLTFDDVPNGIAYVPERGTLLLTGKRWPVLFEVKVPGVTAVAAKR